TTAAGGTATTCTTTACCTCTTCAATATTACCGTTTTGGACTAGAAATTGATCACATATTATCCATATCTTTTTATTTTGTATGGATTCTAAGCGTTTAAGAGCATTGGTGCCTTGATAGATCTTTGTTTTAATATATATCGGTTTCACTTAACTCTACTCCTTTCTTTTAACGCACTTTTATCAATGAAATTTTTTCCTATTCTTATAAAAGATTGGTTAAAAGATTTTAAACATCCATGGTGTCTATGATACCAATGATGGCTCTATCTACTGCAACATCCTTTTTGGATACACGCACTGAAGATCCTGTGCCTATCAGAACATATTCACCAATACCTGCTCCTACATAATCTGCTGCCACTTCTTCTGAGCCTACATGTTGCATTTTTGAGTCTATT
This genomic interval from Natranaerovirga hydrolytica contains the following:
- a CDS encoding EutN/CcmL family microcompartment protein encodes the protein MGKVIGNVIATRKDTSLVGYKLMVIQRIDSKMQHVGSEEVAADYVGAGIGEYVLIGTGSSVRVSKKDVAVDRAIIGIIDTMDV